Proteins from a genomic interval of Caulobacter rhizosphaerae:
- a CDS encoding lytic murein transglycosylase — protein MDRRVFLVLLLAGCADTSTNAPLAPSVAPPPPPRVPPPAPAAPSADPAASGQAVGFDAWLAAFKQKALAAGLPQQLLDRELDGVTPDPKVISLDGRQPEFSKPVGDYIKGVISDDRVAVGRDKRQSLTFLPAIEARYGVPRDILLAVWAMESAFGKIQGNFDVVRSMASLAADGRRRNWAEGELIAALKIIASGEDTRAQLKGSWAGAMGQTQFLPSNYLSTAVDFDGDGRRDIWGSDSDSLASAANLLKKGGWKPGVGWAKEVILPAGFDYGLAEGPREVPSWWEAKGVKRADGLPWTAADAASPAGLILPAGWSGPAFLALPNHFAIRTYNNSTSYALGIGLLADRFAGGGPLVAAWPVETPLSLADRMAAQIALGRLGFDPGPADGVVGAGTRKALRAWQADRKLPADGYLSSDMVARLKAQAGIS, from the coding sequence ATGGATAGACGCGTTTTCCTCGTTCTGCTGCTGGCCGGTTGCGCCGACACCTCGACCAATGCGCCGCTGGCCCCGTCGGTCGCCCCGCCCCCGCCGCCGCGCGTGCCGCCCCCCGCCCCCGCCGCCCCCAGCGCCGACCCGGCCGCCTCCGGCCAAGCCGTCGGCTTCGACGCCTGGCTGGCCGCCTTCAAGCAGAAGGCCCTGGCCGCTGGCCTGCCCCAGCAACTTCTGGACCGCGAGTTGGACGGGGTGACGCCCGATCCCAAGGTGATCTCGCTGGACGGCCGGCAGCCGGAGTTCTCCAAGCCGGTCGGCGACTACATCAAGGGCGTGATCAGCGACGACCGGGTGGCGGTCGGCCGCGACAAGCGCCAGAGCCTGACCTTCCTGCCGGCCATCGAGGCCCGCTACGGCGTGCCGCGCGACATCCTGCTGGCCGTCTGGGCCATGGAATCGGCGTTCGGCAAGATCCAGGGCAATTTCGACGTCGTGCGCTCGATGGCCAGCCTGGCCGCCGACGGCCGACGCCGCAACTGGGCCGAGGGCGAACTGATCGCCGCCCTGAAGATCATCGCCTCGGGCGAGGACACCCGCGCCCAGCTCAAGGGCTCGTGGGCCGGGGCCATGGGCCAGACCCAGTTCCTGCCGTCCAACTACCTGTCGACCGCCGTCGACTTCGACGGTGACGGCCGGCGCGACATCTGGGGCAGCGACAGCGACAGCCTGGCCTCGGCCGCCAACCTGCTGAAGAAGGGCGGCTGGAAGCCCGGCGTAGGCTGGGCCAAGGAAGTAATCCTGCCGGCCGGCTTCGACTACGGCCTGGCCGAGGGGCCGCGCGAGGTTCCGTCGTGGTGGGAGGCCAAGGGCGTCAAGCGGGCCGACGGCCTGCCCTGGACGGCGGCCGACGCCGCCTCACCCGCCGGCCTGATCCTGCCCGCCGGTTGGTCGGGACCCGCCTTCCTGGCCCTGCCCAACCACTTCGCGATCCGCACCTACAACAACTCCACGTCCTACGCTCTGGGCATCGGCCTGCTGGCCGACCGGTTCGCCGGAGGCGGGCCGCTGGTCGCCGCCTGGCCGGTCGAGACGCCGCTGAGCCTGGCCGACCGCATGGCCGCCCAGATCGCTCTTGGTCGTTTGGGCTTTGACCCTGGCCCGGCCGACGGCGTGGTCGGGGCCGGCACCCGCAAGGCCCTGCGCGCCTGGCAGGCCGACCGCAAGCTGCCCGCCGACGGCTACCTGTCGTCCGACATGGTCGCCCGGCTGAAGGCCCAGGCCGGGATCAGCTAG
- a CDS encoding MFS transporter yields the protein MSAASPDVRLDDKAKGRAFAILFAVLLSSAAGNTALQTVLPAIGRQVGIPDVLISSIFSLSALLWGVMSPVWARMSDKRGRKPMVILGMAGFAVSMLGFGFFILMGLKGLMAPLAVFAGAALSRGIFGLVGSASNPAAQAYVADRTAPADRTNALATMASASGLGTILGPAVAPFLVFPLLALSGPMFSFALIAGVVLVLVLRGLPERPEEIPDREAGVSAKPRARVRWNDRRIMPFVLYGFLLASAQTVNQQTLGFMVIDKLNITPAKAAAFAGVAMMAGAVASLLAQWGLIRMLRLAPRQLLWLGAGCAALGNLIVAFSPDYHTLVVGFALCSLGYGFARPGFTAGASLSVGHEEQGAVAGAISAINGASVIIAPVLGVALYKWAHPSPYLMNMALLAGLVAYALIDPVMRRVGDASAPREARDEAQVVDASSIDATGPH from the coding sequence ATGAGCGCCGCCAGCCCGGATGTCCGCCTGGACGACAAGGCCAAGGGCCGGGCCTTCGCCATCCTGTTCGCCGTTCTGCTGTCCAGCGCCGCCGGCAACACCGCCCTGCAGACGGTGCTGCCGGCCATCGGCCGCCAGGTGGGCATTCCCGACGTACTGATCAGCTCGATCTTCTCGCTGTCGGCCTTGCTGTGGGGCGTGATGTCGCCGGTCTGGGCGCGGATGTCCGACAAGCGCGGCCGCAAGCCGATGGTGATCCTGGGCATGGCGGGCTTCGCGGTGTCGATGCTAGGCTTCGGCTTCTTCATCCTGATGGGACTGAAGGGCCTGATGGCGCCGCTGGCGGTGTTCGCCGGGGCGGCCCTGTCGCGGGGGATCTTCGGCCTGGTCGGCAGCGCCTCCAACCCCGCGGCCCAGGCCTATGTCGCCGACCGCACGGCGCCGGCCGACCGCACCAACGCCCTGGCCACCATGGCCTCGGCCAGCGGCCTGGGCACGATCCTGGGGCCCGCCGTCGCGCCGTTCCTGGTCTTCCCGCTGCTGGCCCTGTCGGGACCGATGTTCTCGTTCGCGCTGATCGCCGGCGTGGTGCTGGTGCTGGTCTTGCGCGGCCTGCCCGAACGTCCCGAGGAGATCCCGGACCGCGAGGCCGGCGTGTCGGCCAAGCCCCGGGCCCGGGTGCGCTGGAACGACCGGCGGATCATGCCCTTCGTCCTCTACGGCTTCCTGCTGGCCAGCGCCCAGACGGTGAACCAGCAGACCCTGGGCTTCATGGTCATCGACAAGCTGAACATTACGCCGGCCAAGGCGGCGGCCTTCGCCGGGGTGGCGATGATGGCCGGCGCCGTGGCCAGCCTGCTGGCCCAATGGGGCCTGATCCGCATGTTGCGGCTGGCGCCGCGCCAATTGCTGTGGCTGGGCGCGGGCTGCGCGGCCCTGGGCAACCTGATCGTCGCCTTCTCGCCCGACTACCATACCCTGGTGGTCGGCTTCGCCCTGTGCAGCCTGGGCTACGGCTTCGCCCGGCCCGGCTTCACGGCCGGCGCCTCGCTGTCGGTGGGACACGAGGAGCAGGGGGCGGTGGCCGGGGCGATCAGCGCCATCAACGGCGCCTCGGTGATCATCGCCCCGGTGCTGGGCGTGGCGCTCTACAAGTGGGCCCATCCGTCGCCCTATCTGATGAACATGGCTTTGCTGGCCGGCCTAGTAGCCTACGCCCTGATCGATCCCGTCATGCGCCGGGTCGGCGACGCCTCGGCTCCCCGCGAAGCCCGTGACGAGGCGCAGGTGGTGGACGCCAGTTCGATCGACGCCACGGGCCCGCACTGA
- the motA gene encoding flagellar motor stator protein MotA, with amino-acid sequence MFQIIGIVLLFGLVFGSFIMSGGKMDVIIEAAPHELMCILGAGIASFLISNSMTVIKATGGGFGKIFKGPKWKTSDYRDLLSLLFLLTKTMKSKGVIALESHIEKPNDSSIFQRYPKITKDHFAVDFICDTLRMMTMNLEDPHQVEDAMEKQLEKHHHEGLAPAHALQSLADALPALGIVAAVLGVIKTMGSITEPPAVLGAMIGGALVGTFLGVFLAYGLVAPFATRLTAVVDEEGAFYKIIQSVLVAHLHGNAAQISVEIGRGNVPSEAQPSFLELEEALQAIPNEA; translated from the coding sequence ATGTTCCAGATCATCGGCATTGTCCTGCTGTTCGGCCTCGTGTTCGGCAGCTTCATCATGTCGGGCGGCAAGATGGACGTGATCATCGAAGCCGCGCCGCACGAGTTGATGTGCATTCTGGGCGCGGGCATCGCCTCGTTCCTGATCTCGAACTCGATGACCGTCATCAAGGCCACCGGCGGCGGCTTCGGCAAGATCTTCAAGGGTCCCAAGTGGAAGACCTCGGACTATCGCGACCTGTTGAGCCTGCTATTCCTGCTGACCAAGACGATGAAGTCCAAGGGCGTCATCGCCCTGGAAAGCCACATCGAAAAGCCCAACGACAGCTCGATCTTCCAGCGCTATCCGAAGATCACCAAGGACCACTTCGCCGTCGACTTCATCTGCGACACCCTGCGGATGATGACCATGAACCTGGAAGATCCCCACCAGGTCGAGGATGCGATGGAGAAGCAGCTGGAAAAGCACCATCACGAAGGCCTGGCCCCGGCCCACGCCCTGCAGAGCCTGGCCGACGCCCTGCCCGCCCTGGGCATCGTCGCCGCCGTGCTGGGCGTCATCAAGACCATGGGCTCGATCACCGAGCCGCCGGCCGTGCTGGGCGCGATGATCGGCGGCGCCCTGGTGGGCACCTTCCTCGGCGTGTTCCTGGCCTATGGCCTGGTCGCCCCGTTCGCCACCCGCCTGACCGCCGTGGTCGACGAGGAAGGCGCGTTCTACAAGATCATCCAGTCGGTCCTGGTCGCCCACCTGCACGGCAACGCCGCCCAGATCAGCGTCGAGATCGGCCGCGGCAACGTGCCGAGCGAGGCCCAGCCCAGCTTCCTGGAGCTGGAAGAAGCCCTGCAGGCGATCCCGAACGAGGCCTGA
- the mnmD gene encoding tRNA (5-methylaminomethyl-2-thiouridine)(34)-methyltransferase MnmD, protein MSDPAAPSPASPPASPLVWRDDGLPQSALYGDVYFSSADGLAETRAVFLAGCDLPAAWRGRDRFVVGELGFGTGLNIAALLDLWRRERAEGQRLHVFSIEAHPITRDEAARALAVWPELGEAAGLLLDHWPGRARGFHRVDLPGFDATLDLAVMDVEEALAAWDGAADAWFLDGFSPALNPAMWREEVLAAVAARSAPGARAATFTVAGAVRRGLAAAGFQVDKRPGFGRKKERLEAVTPGQPRVAPRPRRLAVIGGGIAGAAMARAARAEGLEVTVFDDGEAPASGNPAALVTPALDAGGGPRAALAAQAFARAVTVYASLPEAVIARGVLKLAVAPRDPERHAAVAVQDLFEPGVMVLRDADDVAAQLGEPVAAGVLDMADALVVEPARVIQAWRGPATPARVARVAREDEVWRLYGPDDRLLAEADAVVLAGGAGQARLWPAAPIRPVRGQATWTDQPAPSAAAFGAYAVPTRDGVLFGATHDRGDLGTDVREADDRRNLQALAKGLPGLAARLSDAPLRGRAAVRATTADHLPLAGAVPDAPDGLFVLGGLGGRGFCLAPLLAEHLAARILDVPSPLPNALSDLLEPARFSSRA, encoded by the coding sequence ATGAGCGATCCCGCCGCCCCTTCTCCCGCCTCGCCGCCCGCCTCGCCCCTCGTCTGGCGCGACGACGGCCTGCCGCAGTCGGCGCTCTATGGCGACGTCTACTTCTCCAGCGCCGACGGCCTGGCCGAGACCCGCGCGGTGTTCCTGGCCGGTTGTGATCTCCCTGCCGCCTGGCGGGGCCGCGACCGCTTCGTGGTCGGCGAGCTGGGGTTCGGCACGGGCCTGAACATCGCCGCCCTGCTGGACCTGTGGCGGCGCGAACGGGCGGAAGGCCAGCGCCTGCACGTCTTTTCCATCGAGGCCCACCCGATCACCCGCGACGAGGCGGCCCGCGCCCTGGCGGTCTGGCCCGAGCTGGGCGAGGCGGCCGGCCTGCTGCTCGACCATTGGCCGGGCCGGGCGCGCGGCTTTCACCGCGTCGACCTGCCCGGCTTCGACGCCACCCTCGACCTGGCGGTGATGGACGTCGAGGAGGCCCTGGCCGCCTGGGACGGCGCGGCCGACGCCTGGTTCCTGGACGGCTTCTCGCCAGCCTTGAACCCGGCCATGTGGCGCGAAGAGGTCCTGGCCGCCGTGGCCGCCCGCAGCGCCCCGGGCGCGCGCGCCGCCACCTTCACCGTCGCCGGCGCCGTGCGGCGCGGCCTGGCCGCCGCCGGCTTCCAGGTCGACAAGCGCCCGGGATTTGGCCGGAAGAAGGAGCGGCTGGAGGCGGTGACGCCCGGCCAGCCGCGCGTCGCGCCGCGTCCACGCCGCCTGGCGGTGATCGGCGGCGGGATCGCGGGCGCCGCGATGGCCCGCGCCGCACGGGCCGAGGGCCTAGAGGTCACGGTGTTCGACGACGGCGAGGCGCCCGCCTCGGGCAACCCCGCCGCCCTGGTCACCCCGGCTCTAGACGCGGGCGGCGGTCCGCGCGCCGCCTTGGCCGCCCAAGCCTTCGCCCGCGCCGTCACCGTCTATGCCAGCCTGCCCGAGGCGGTGATCGCGCGCGGCGTGCTGAAGCTGGCGGTCGCCCCGCGCGACCCCGAGCGCCACGCCGCCGTCGCGGTCCAAGACCTGTTCGAGCCGGGCGTCATGGTCCTGCGCGACGCGGACGATGTCGCCGCCCAGCTGGGCGAACCCGTCGCCGCCGGCGTCCTGGACATGGCCGACGCCCTGGTGGTGGAACCCGCCCGCGTGATCCAGGCCTGGCGGGGTCCGGCCACCCCCGCGCGGGTCGCCCGGGTGGCGCGCGAGGATGAGGTCTGGCGGCTGTACGGTCCGGACGACCGCCTGCTGGCCGAGGCGGACGCCGTGGTGCTGGCCGGCGGCGCGGGCCAGGCCCGGCTGTGGCCCGCCGCCCCGATCCGCCCCGTGCGCGGCCAGGCGACCTGGACCGATCAACCCGCCCCTTCCGCCGCCGCCTTCGGGGCCTATGCGGTTCCCACCCGCGACGGCGTGCTGTTCGGGGCCACCCACGATCGCGGCGACCTCGGGACCGACGTCCGCGAGGCGGACGACCGCCGCAACCTGCAGGCCCTGGCCAAGGGGCTCCCCGGCCTGGCCGCCCGCTTGTCCGACGCGCCGCTGCGGGGCCGCGCCGCCGTGCGCGCCACGACGGCCGACCACCTGCCGCTGGCCGGCGCGGTCCCGGACGCACCCGACGGCCTGTTCGTCCTGGGCGGCCTGGGCGGGCGCGGTTTCTGCCTGGCGCCCCTTTTGGCCGAACACTTGGCGGCGCGGATCCTCGACGTCCCGTCCCCCCTGCCGAACGCCCTTTCGGACCTGCTGGAGCCCGCGCGATTTTCATCGCGCGCCTAA
- a CDS encoding OmpA family protein: MKIRLLAGVATLALCAASGASAQSALSGWYVAGDVGYHTTDGVKASSSTGASDWTFSAKDDWAAFGRLGYKLTPNWRVEAEYGYRSGDIESVRGSAADPQPIGLCTAGVERTAAAPACGKPNGDLKATTLMANVIYDFMPDSSWRPFIGAGVGTAWVHNKVYGQLSGVPAGAAQFQNTSFDDVDQALAYQGILGIAWDFAPNWSLDLTGRYLQTDDLQWGSVTTNVGGPGHFGAVTDVGTYEGKYKDTSLTLGVRYTFGSPPPPPPPPPPPPPPPPPPEPPPPPPPPPAAPAYEAREFVVYFPFDQYVLTPEAQSVVSQAADYAKGGNATKITVVGHTDTSGSPKYNAKLSERRAKAVADALVGAGVQATTLAVDWKGESEPAVATGDGVKEPLNRRSTISINF; encoded by the coding sequence ATGAAAATCCGGTTGCTGGCTGGTGTCGCGACGCTTGCGCTCTGCGCCGCGTCAGGCGCCTCCGCCCAAAGCGCATTGAGCGGATGGTACGTCGCCGGCGACGTCGGGTACCATACGACCGACGGCGTCAAGGCTTCGTCGTCCACAGGGGCTTCGGACTGGACGTTCTCCGCCAAGGACGACTGGGCCGCCTTTGGCCGTCTCGGCTACAAGCTGACCCCGAACTGGCGTGTCGAGGCTGAATACGGCTATCGCTCGGGCGACATCGAAAGCGTCCGTGGTTCGGCTGCTGATCCCCAGCCGATCGGCCTCTGCACCGCCGGCGTCGAGCGCACCGCCGCGGCCCCGGCCTGCGGCAAGCCGAACGGCGACCTGAAGGCCACGACCCTGATGGCCAACGTCATCTATGACTTCATGCCCGATTCCAGCTGGCGTCCGTTCATCGGCGCCGGCGTCGGTACGGCCTGGGTCCACAACAAGGTCTACGGCCAGCTGTCGGGCGTTCCGGCCGGCGCCGCCCAGTTCCAGAACACCAGCTTCGACGACGTCGACCAAGCCCTGGCCTATCAGGGCATCCTGGGCATCGCCTGGGACTTCGCGCCGAACTGGTCGCTGGACCTGACCGGCCGCTATCTGCAGACCGACGACCTGCAGTGGGGTTCGGTGACGACCAATGTCGGCGGCCCGGGTCACTTCGGCGCGGTGACCGACGTCGGCACCTACGAAGGCAAGTACAAGGACACCTCGCTGACGCTGGGCGTTCGCTACACCTTCGGCTCGCCGCCGCCCCCGCCGCCGCCGCCGCCCCCGCCGCCTCCGCCGCCCCCGCCGCCGGAACCCCCGCCCCCGCCGCCCCCGCCGCCAGCGGCTCCGGCATACGAGGCGCGTGAGTTCGTGGTCTACTTCCCGTTCGATCAGTACGTGCTGACGCCGGAAGCCCAGTCCGTGGTCTCGCAAGCGGCTGACTACGCCAAGGGCGGCAATGCGACGAAGATCACCGTGGTCGGCCACACCGACACCTCGGGCTCTCCGAAGTACAACGCCAAGCTCTCCGAGCGCCGCGCCAAGGCCGTGGCCGACGCTCTGGTCGGCGCTGGCGTCCAAGCCACCACCCTGGCGGTGGACTGGAAGGGCGAAAGCGAACCGGCCGTCGCCACCGGCGATGGCGTGAAGGAACCGCTGAACCGCCGTTCCACGATCTCGATCAACTTCTAA
- a CDS encoding class I SAM-dependent methyltransferase: protein MAIFDSVSAFARLRRTRRHLLPLLKAVQPGGRALRVLDVGGTANFWRPIIPSLDGLDVRITVLNLEARCLGSDDEIFTYVVGNACALDYADNYFDVVVSNSVIEHVEDPTGHVSWRAQRKYAAEVRRVGKSFYVQAPYFWFPMEPHYRRPFFHWLPLPLQAWMLMNFDLRGGRKSGSLHDAYERLDEHPRLPTFGDMKLLFPDARIERERFALLTKSLTAIRLDDGLRT, encoded by the coding sequence ATGGCAATTTTCGACAGTGTGTCGGCGTTCGCGCGGCTGCGGCGAACGAGAAGGCATTTGCTTCCCTTGCTGAAGGCCGTCCAACCCGGCGGCCGCGCCCTCCGCGTACTGGACGTCGGAGGAACAGCGAATTTTTGGCGTCCCATCATTCCGTCGCTCGACGGGCTGGACGTCAGAATCACCGTTCTCAACCTGGAGGCCCGGTGCTTGGGCTCCGACGACGAGATTTTCACCTATGTCGTCGGAAACGCATGCGCGCTGGACTACGCCGACAACTATTTTGACGTCGTCGTCTCGAACTCGGTGATCGAGCACGTGGAAGATCCCACCGGCCACGTCAGCTGGCGGGCCCAGCGCAAATACGCCGCCGAGGTCCGCCGCGTCGGCAAAAGCTTCTACGTTCAGGCCCCCTACTTCTGGTTCCCGATGGAACCTCACTACCGCCGCCCCTTCTTTCACTGGCTGCCGTTGCCGCTCCAGGCCTGGATGCTGATGAACTTCGACCTGCGTGGCGGGCGGAAGTCGGGCTCGCTTCACGACGCTTACGAGCGCCTCGACGAGCACCCACGGCTTCCAACCTTCGGCGACATGAAGTTGCTGTTCCCGGACGCCCGCATCGAGCGCGAGAGATTCGCCCTGCTGACCAAGTCCCTGACCGCGATCCGCTTGGACGACGGATTGCGGACATAA
- the cpdR gene encoding cell cycle two-component system response regulator CpdR has translation MARILLAEDDDSLRGFLARALERAGFEVTACADGEEAVQHLDTPWDLLLTDIVMPGMDGIEVARQAAARDPSLRIMFITGFAAVALSAQDRAPAGAKVLSKPVHLRDLVSEVEKMMAA, from the coding sequence ATGGCCCGCATCCTCCTCGCCGAAGACGACGACTCCCTCCGCGGGTTCCTCGCCCGCGCCCTCGAGCGCGCCGGCTTCGAGGTCACGGCCTGCGCCGACGGCGAAGAGGCCGTCCAGCACCTGGACACGCCCTGGGACCTGCTGCTGACCGACATCGTCATGCCTGGCATGGACGGCATCGAGGTGGCCCGCCAGGCGGCGGCTCGCGACCCGTCCCTGCGCATCATGTTCATCACCGGCTTCGCCGCCGTGGCCCTGTCGGCCCAGGACCGCGCGCCGGCCGGCGCCAAGGTGCTGTCCAAGCCCGTGCACCTGCGCGACCTCGTCTCCGAGGTCGAGAAGATGATGGCCGCCTAA
- a CDS encoding N-formylglutamate amidohydrolase codes for MTAWEPIASETPETAEQGFSPAFEVMRARAEGEPPPTPLVFASPHSGRLYPPDMMAAARLAAQDLRGSEDAFVDDLIAGAPALGVCVIRARLARAYIDLNRDAWELDPTMFEDALPDFAQARTARVAAGLGAIARVAGEGRPIYARKLTFAEAKARIETAHRPYHDALDRLLAQARGAHGLAILVDWHSMPAAAARGHRARGGGPCDIVLGDRFGAACGPGLTALMEKTLEGLGYRVARNAPYAGGYTTEHYGRPSRRTHAIQVEINRALYMNETTREPAEGLARLKTDVESVTARLVQTDWTELL; via the coding sequence ATGACCGCATGGGAGCCGATCGCTTCGGAGACGCCGGAGACGGCGGAGCAAGGCTTCTCGCCGGCGTTCGAGGTGATGCGCGCCCGCGCGGAGGGCGAGCCGCCGCCCACGCCGCTGGTGTTCGCCTCGCCGCACTCGGGACGCCTCTATCCGCCCGACATGATGGCCGCCGCCCGGCTGGCCGCCCAGGACCTGCGCGGCTCGGAAGACGCCTTCGTCGACGACCTGATCGCCGGCGCGCCCGCGCTTGGGGTCTGCGTGATCCGCGCCCGCCTGGCCCGGGCCTATATCGACCTCAACCGTGACGCCTGGGAGCTGGATCCCACGATGTTCGAGGACGCCCTGCCCGACTTCGCCCAGGCCCGCACGGCGCGGGTGGCGGCGGGGCTGGGGGCCATCGCCCGGGTGGCCGGCGAGGGTCGTCCGATCTATGCCCGCAAGCTGACCTTCGCCGAGGCCAAGGCCCGCATCGAGACCGCCCACCGCCCCTATCACGACGCGCTGGACCGCCTGCTGGCCCAGGCGCGCGGCGCCCATGGCCTGGCGATCCTGGTCGACTGGCACTCGATGCCGGCTGCGGCGGCGCGGGGTCACCGGGCCCGCGGCGGCGGGCCGTGCGACATCGTGCTGGGCGATCGCTTCGGCGCGGCCTGCGGTCCCGGACTGACCGCGCTGATGGAAAAGACCCTGGAGGGCCTGGGCTATCGCGTGGCCCGCAACGCGCCCTACGCCGGCGGCTACACCACCGAGCACTACGGCCGCCCGTCGCGGCGGACCCACGCCATCCAGGTCGAGATCAATCGCGCGCTCTATATGAATGAGACGACCCGCGAGCCGGCGGAGGGCCTGGCGCGGCTGAAGACGGATGTCGAGTCGGTGACCGCGCGCCTGGTCCAGACCGACTGGACCGAGCTGCTCTGA
- the typA gene encoding translational GTPase TypA yields MSMRNIAIIAHVDHGKTTLVDQLLAQSGVFRANEATTERAMDSNDQERERGITILAKCTSVLWNGEAGETRINIIDTPGHADFGGEVERILGMVDGCVLLVDAEEGVMPQTKFVLTKALKMGLRPILCINKVDRAHADPDKVHNAAFDLFAAIGATDEQLDFPHIYASGRAGWATLDMNVPNDNLAPLFDLIVRHVPEPKQIAKKDEPFQILNVLIESDPFLGRLLTGRIESGKAVPGMAIHALDRDGKEIERGRITKVLAFRGLKRSPVDEGAEAGDIVAIAGMSKATVADTLCALEVTEALPAQPIDPPTISMTVSVNDSPLAGREGDKVQSRVIRDRLLKEAESNVAIKVTETSEGDAYEVSGRGELQLGVLIENMRREGFEVSISRPRVVFQTDPETGKRLEPMEDVMIDVDDEYSGIVIEKLSLRKAELKDMGPSGAGKTRIQLVAPSRSLIGYQGEFLTDTRGSGVLNRVFSHYEPYKGPIDQQRKGVLISNSDGETAAYALWNLEERGTMFVGAGEKTYLGMIIGENARQDDLDVNPMKAKQLTNVRASGKDESIRLTPPRRMTLEQAIAYIEEDELVEVTPKNIRLRKQILNPSFRKRRVKEE; encoded by the coding sequence ATGTCCATGCGAAACATCGCCATCATCGCGCACGTCGATCATGGCAAGACCACCCTCGTCGATCAGCTGCTGGCCCAGTCGGGCGTGTTCCGCGCCAACGAGGCGACCACCGAGCGCGCCATGGACTCCAACGACCAGGAGCGCGAGCGCGGGATCACCATCCTGGCCAAGTGCACCAGCGTCCTGTGGAACGGTGAAGCGGGCGAGACCCGCATCAACATCATCGACACCCCTGGCCACGCCGACTTCGGCGGCGAGGTCGAGCGGATCCTGGGCATGGTGGACGGCTGCGTCCTGCTGGTCGACGCCGAAGAAGGCGTCATGCCGCAGACCAAGTTCGTGCTGACCAAGGCGCTGAAGATGGGCCTGCGCCCGATCCTCTGCATCAATAAGGTCGACCGCGCCCACGCCGATCCGGACAAGGTCCACAACGCCGCCTTCGACCTGTTCGCCGCCATCGGCGCCACGGACGAGCAGCTGGACTTCCCGCACATCTACGCCTCGGGCCGCGCCGGCTGGGCGACGCTGGACATGAACGTGCCCAACGACAACCTGGCCCCGCTGTTCGACCTGATCGTCCGCCACGTGCCGGAACCCAAGCAGATCGCCAAGAAGGACGAGCCGTTCCAGATCCTGAACGTGCTGATCGAAAGCGACCCGTTCCTGGGCCGCCTGCTGACCGGCCGCATCGAGAGCGGCAAGGCCGTTCCCGGCATGGCCATCCACGCCCTGGACCGCGACGGCAAGGAAATCGAGCGCGGCCGCATCACCAAGGTGCTGGCCTTCCGCGGTCTGAAGCGTTCGCCGGTCGACGAAGGCGCCGAGGCCGGTGACATCGTCGCCATCGCCGGCATGTCCAAGGCCACCGTGGCCGACACCCTGTGCGCGCTGGAAGTCACCGAAGCCCTGCCGGCCCAACCGATCGATCCGCCGACCATCTCGATGACCGTCTCGGTCAACGACAGCCCGCTGGCCGGCCGCGAAGGCGACAAGGTCCAGAGCCGCGTGATCCGCGACCGCCTGCTGAAGGAAGCCGAATCGAACGTGGCCATCAAGGTCACCGAGACCAGCGAAGGCGACGCCTATGAGGTGTCGGGCCGCGGCGAACTGCAGCTGGGCGTGCTGATCGAGAACATGCGCCGCGAAGGCTTCGAAGTGTCGATCAGCCGTCCGCGCGTGGTGTTCCAGACCGACCCGGAAACCGGCAAGCGCCTGGAGCCGATGGAAGACGTCATGATCGACGTCGACGACGAATATTCGGGCATCGTCATCGAGAAGCTGTCGCTGCGCAAAGCCGAGCTGAAGGACATGGGCCCGTCGGGCGCGGGCAAGACCCGCATCCAGCTGGTCGCCCCCTCGCGCTCGCTGATCGGCTATCAGGGCGAGTTTCTGACCGACACCCGCGGCTCGGGCGTGCTCAACCGCGTGTTCAGCCACTACGAGCCCTACAAGGGCCCGATCGACCAGCAGCGCAAGGGCGTGCTGATCAGCAACTCGGACGGTGAAACCGCGGCCTACGCGCTGTGGAACCTGGAAGAGCGCGGCACCATGTTCGTCGGCGCCGGCGAGAAGACCTATCTGGGCATGATCATCGGCGAGAACGCCCGCCAGGACGACCTCGACGTCAATCCGATGAAGGCCAAGCAGCTGACCAACGTTCGCGCTTCGGGCAAGGACGAGTCGATCCGCCTGACCCCGCCGCGCCGCATGACCCTCGAACAGGCCATCGCCTATATCGAGGAAGACGAGCTGGTCGAGGTCACCCCGAAGAACATCCGCCTGCGCAAGCAGATCCTGAACCCGTCGTTCCGCAAGCGTCGCGTCAAGGAAGAATAG